From Desulfobulbaceae bacterium, the proteins below share one genomic window:
- a CDS encoding DUF3365 domain-containing protein, whose protein sequence is MTSTNNSAPVSHPIPIRQGMLILLAVWTVIISVSLIWTMCDFQQMIIQLATIEANASFNNDLSYRRWAAKQGGVYVVPSAYTPPNPHLSFLPNRDLTTTAGVHLTLVNPAYMTRQVHEMAKELFETKSHITSLNPIRPENGPDLWERQALESFANGINEVSSQDTTSGTPYLRFMRPIITEKPCLKCHAHQGYKTGDIRGGISVSVPMGKYYALRKERFSRLIFLHLIVYGVGWAGLALGTRRIQAKIIENERIQADLNTKKNNLSLFRSLIDQANDSLFIVDPDTSRLLDINERAAHVLGFKQRHLLTKSVMDIDPTFPDIQAWNAHVQEMKNREQMTINSHHRCQDGTLMPVEVTLRYLTHDQQDFIIASSRDITERKLKEIELEQYQTQLETMVEERTAELRGKTVDLEMSQQELESANLKLQELDRLKSMFIASMSHELRTPLNSIIGFSSILLEEWPGPLNPEQRTNQAIILNNGRHLLSLINDIIDISKIEAGMLESQDMEFDLDELIAETTINFSQEAHNKGISLNTNPCACRLLTDRRRLLQCLINLVSNAVKFTEHGMVSVYAKKLADSRIAISVNDTGIGISTEDQARLFTPFLRLEPSNNKYPGTGLGLYLSHKLANEVLQGDLTVVSALNQGSTFTLIIPTRRARGEVVKKISNYPPSDPERCRSPEP, encoded by the coding sequence ATGACCTCCACGAACAATAGCGCCCCTGTATCGCATCCAATCCCCATCCGCCAGGGGATGCTGATCCTCCTTGCGGTCTGGACCGTCATTATCTCCGTCTCTCTCATCTGGACGATGTGTGACTTCCAACAGATGATCATTCAGCTTGCCACCATAGAGGCAAATGCCAGTTTTAACAATGACCTCAGTTACCGGCGATGGGCAGCCAAACAGGGCGGCGTTTATGTTGTCCCAAGCGCCTACACCCCTCCCAACCCCCACCTCAGCTTCCTCCCCAACCGCGACCTCACGACCACTGCAGGCGTGCACCTGACCTTGGTGAATCCGGCATATATGACCCGCCAGGTCCATGAGATGGCAAAAGAACTGTTCGAGACCAAGAGCCACATCACCAGCCTCAATCCAATCAGGCCTGAGAATGGTCCAGACCTCTGGGAACGGCAAGCGCTTGAGTCCTTTGCCAATGGGATCAACGAAGTATCATCGCAAGACACGACATCCGGCACTCCCTACCTCCGCTTCATGCGCCCCATCATCACCGAAAAGCCATGTCTCAAATGCCACGCACACCAAGGATACAAGACTGGAGATATCCGGGGAGGTATCTCCGTATCAGTACCCATGGGCAAGTATTACGCACTGCGAAAAGAGCGCTTCTCCCGCCTCATATTCTTACACCTTATCGTCTATGGTGTCGGCTGGGCCGGACTTGCGCTTGGCACTCGCCGGATACAGGCCAAAATCATCGAAAACGAACGTATCCAAGCAGACCTCAACACCAAAAAAAATAATCTCTCCCTGTTTCGCTCGCTAATAGACCAAGCCAATGACTCACTCTTCATCGTCGATCCAGACACCTCCAGGTTGCTGGATATTAACGAAAGGGCTGCCCATGTTCTTGGCTTCAAACAGAGACATCTGTTAACCAAGTCCGTCATGGACATTGATCCGACCTTCCCCGACATCCAAGCATGGAACGCCCATGTCCAAGAGATGAAAAACAGAGAGCAAATGACCATAAACAGCCATCACCGTTGCCAGGATGGCACTCTGATGCCAGTAGAGGTCACACTCCGCTATCTGACCCATGACCAGCAAGACTTTATCATTGCATCGTCCCGTGACATCACTGAACGCAAACTAAAAGAAATTGAACTGGAACAGTACCAAACTCAGCTTGAGACCATGGTCGAGGAACGCACGGCAGAGCTGCGAGGCAAGACCGTTGATCTGGAAATGAGTCAACAGGAACTGGAATCCGCCAACCTCAAATTACAAGAACTCGATCGTTTAAAATCCATGTTCATCGCCTCCATGAGCCATGAACTTCGCACGCCGCTTAACTCCATCATTGGCTTTTCGAGCATTCTCCTCGAAGAGTGGCCCGGACCGCTCAACCCTGAACAGAGAACCAACCAGGCCATCATCCTCAATAACGGCAGGCACCTGCTATCCTTGATCAATGACATCATCGATATCTCCAAGATCGAGGCAGGGATGCTCGAATCTCAGGACATGGAATTCGATCTCGATGAATTGATCGCCGAAACCACCATCAATTTCAGTCAAGAAGCTCACAACAAAGGCATCTCGCTGAACACCAACCCCTGTGCCTGCCGCCTGCTAACCGACCGACGTCGTCTCTTGCAATGCCTGATAAATCTGGTAAGCAACGCTGTCAAATTCACTGAACACGGCATGGTTAGCGTTTATGCAAAAAAACTGGCCGACAGCCGTATCGCCATTTCCGTCAATGACACCGGTATCGGTATCTCCACGGAAGACCAAGCCCGACTTTTCACCCCCTTCCTGCGCCTAGAACCATCCAACAACAAGTACCCCGGCACCGGTCTCGGCCTGTACTTGAGCCACAAACTGGCCAACGAAGTGCTTCAAGGCGACCTGACAGTCGTAAGCGCCCTGAACCAGGGCAGCACTTTTACCCTTATTATTCCAACCCGAAGGGCAAGGGGTGAAGTGGTGAAAAAAATTAGTAACTATCCACCTTCTGACCCAGAAAGATGCCGAAGCCCAGAACCGTAA
- a CDS encoding response regulator: MKKVLLVDDRPEDRRLLRLILEHQKLQVSEATDGLNALEHLKTDTPDLVISDALMPKMDGFTLLRTMKSDPGLSTIPFVFYSATYTSKDEHELATKLGAASFLTKPLEPATLWRQLSEIIKKLGEPPPVSQETINNSSALLETYAAMVASKLERKVHELEAITTKWERTFNSLHDILTLLDTDMRITQANNAAGECFSTQPENLIGKFCYEVFSGCSEPCPNCPIVLSIQDRQPHSGIITHKALGKIFSVSSAPVIGNNNAIEYIIHVARDITIQKRLEEDLFQSHKMEAMGTLAGGIAHDFNNILGAILGYAELTQQKLLGGGERPLAEINGVIEAALRARELVSQILNFSRKGGTQQLGPMNPSPMIKEALKFLRVSLPTTMAIVDKINSQSGVILADPTKIHQIVINLCTNAFQSLPDEKGTITITLERRELTRKDLAAHPRLTPGPYLELTVQDTGAGIAADTLPHIFEPYFTTKARGRGTGLGLAVVYGIVDALGGIITVESEPGHGTTFRIYFQALPDSKNKSISQAAKPTSPSLPTCNARIMVVDDDPMIVTMLHSILERLGHHVTPFLSSLDALTAFTSTPNDFDLLITDQTMPGLTGAELTVRVRALRPKLPIILCTGFSNVLSEDQAKALGITSYLTKPITINTLSDTVQEALSMG, from the coding sequence ATGAAAAAGGTACTGCTGGTTGATGATCGCCCCGAGGATCGAAGACTCCTTCGCTTAATCCTTGAACATCAGAAACTCCAAGTCTCTGAAGCCACCGATGGCCTCAATGCCCTGGAACATCTCAAGACAGACACGCCCGATCTGGTGATCTCCGATGCCCTGATGCCAAAGATGGACGGTTTCACCCTGCTCAGGACCATGAAGAGCGATCCCGGTTTGAGCACAATCCCCTTTGTCTTCTACTCAGCCACCTACACCAGCAAGGACGAACACGAATTAGCCACCAAACTTGGCGCCGCCTCGTTCCTGACCAAACCATTAGAGCCGGCAACCTTATGGCGTCAACTCTCTGAGATCATAAAAAAACTAGGCGAGCCCCCTCCTGTCTCCCAGGAGACAATCAACAATAGCTCCGCATTACTAGAAACATATGCTGCCATGGTCGCGTCCAAGCTTGAACGTAAAGTCCACGAGCTGGAGGCAATTACCACCAAATGGGAGCGAACCTTCAACTCCTTGCACGACATCCTCACCCTCCTCGACACTGACATGCGCATTACTCAAGCCAACAATGCGGCAGGAGAGTGCTTCTCCACCCAACCTGAAAATCTTATCGGTAAATTCTGTTACGAGGTGTTCAGTGGCTGCAGCGAACCCTGTCCCAACTGCCCCATTGTTCTTTCCATTCAAGATCGGCAACCTCACTCCGGCATAATCACTCACAAGGCTCTCGGCAAAATTTTCTCTGTCAGCTCAGCCCCGGTTATTGGCAACAATAACGCTATTGAATACATCATCCATGTCGCAAGGGACATCACTATCCAAAAACGTCTGGAGGAAGACCTGTTTCAAAGCCACAAGATGGAAGCCATGGGTACCTTGGCCGGCGGCATCGCCCACGACTTCAACAATATCCTTGGCGCTATCCTCGGCTACGCAGAACTGACCCAGCAAAAACTTCTGGGTGGAGGGGAACGCCCCTTAGCAGAAATTAATGGGGTGATTGAAGCGGCCTTGCGGGCCAGAGAGCTGGTGTCACAGATCCTCAACTTCAGCCGCAAGGGCGGCACCCAGCAACTCGGGCCGATGAACCCCTCGCCAATGATCAAGGAGGCCTTGAAGTTCCTTCGCGTCTCCTTGCCAACGACCATGGCCATAGTCGACAAGATCAATTCCCAATCCGGGGTCATCCTCGCCGACCCCACCAAGATCCATCAGATCGTAATCAACCTCTGCACCAATGCCTTCCAATCCTTGCCCGATGAAAAGGGAACCATTACCATCACCCTGGAGCGCAGGGAATTGACCCGCAAAGACCTTGCCGCTCACCCGCGACTCACCCCTGGACCCTACCTCGAATTGACGGTTCAGGACACCGGCGCAGGGATAGCAGCAGACACCCTGCCTCATATTTTCGAGCCCTACTTTACCACCAAAGCGCGTGGCAGAGGGACGGGACTCGGCTTAGCTGTAGTCTATGGCATCGTTGACGCCTTAGGCGGAATAATCACTGTGGAAAGTGAGCCCGGCCACGGCACAACCTTCCGAATCTATTTCCAGGCCCTGCCTGATTCAAAAAATAAATCCATCAGCCAAGCTGCCAAACCCACCAGCCCGTCTCTCCCAACTTGCAATGCCCGAATCATGGTGGTAGATGACGACCCCATGATCGTGACCATGCTCCATAGCATCCTGGAACGACTCGGCCACCACGTGACACCCTTTCTCTCCAGCCTGGACGCCCTGACCGCCTTCACCTCCACCCCCAATGATTTCGACCTGTTGATCACCGACCAGACCATGCCGGGCTTGACCGGAGCCGAACTAACTGTAAGGGTTCGCGCCCTTCGGCCAAAACTACCGATCATTCTGTGTACCGGATTCAGCAACGTGCTGTCAGAAGATCAGGCAAAAGCCCTCGGCATCACCAGTTATCTGACCAAACCCATCACCATCAATACCTTAAGCGACACCGTGCAAGAGGCGCTCTCTATGGGCTGA
- the pyrF gene encoding orotidine-5'-phosphate decarboxylase, with protein sequence MKNIPLRDRIILALDVPDPETAKKLVLATESKLGFYKVGLQLFMADWFHTVDWIVDRGHKVMVDLKFFDIPETVHLAVKQLMARRVSLATVHGNDAIVKAAMDATRDKNADESLKILAVTVLTSFGEDDLRAMGMTQSIEDLVYFRAKRALDLGCDGVVSSGLEAERLRKQLGEKLLIVTPGIRPGANIAENDDQKRVMSAGQAIAAGADYVVVGRPISKAEDPDQVITTLQEEIQQVVESHS encoded by the coding sequence ATGAAAAATATCCCCTTACGGGACAGGATTATCCTGGCCCTTGATGTTCCCGACCCAGAAACCGCAAAAAAACTGGTTCTAGCCACCGAATCAAAACTCGGCTTCTATAAAGTCGGGCTCCAACTGTTCATGGCGGACTGGTTTCACACCGTAGATTGGATTGTTGACCGCGGCCACAAGGTAATGGTTGACCTTAAATTTTTCGACATCCCCGAGACCGTCCACCTGGCAGTCAAACAACTTATGGCCCGCCGAGTCTCTTTAGCCACGGTTCATGGCAACGATGCCATTGTCAAGGCCGCCATGGATGCTACTCGCGACAAAAACGCAGACGAAAGCCTGAAAATCCTGGCAGTTACCGTATTGACCAGCTTCGGAGAAGACGACCTGCGGGCCATGGGCATGACCCAAAGCATCGAGGATCTCGTCTATTTTCGCGCCAAAAGGGCATTGGATCTGGGATGTGACGGGGTGGTTTCCTCGGGCCTCGAGGCTGAACGACTACGTAAGCAGTTAGGAGAAAAGCTCCTGATTGTCACCCCAGGCATCAGGCCAGGGGCCAACATCGCAGAGAACGACGATCAGAAACGGGTGATGAGCGCGGGTCAAGCCATTGCCGCCGGCGCCGATTATGTTGTCGTAGGACGACCAATCTCCAAGGCAGAAGATCCTGATCAAGTCATCACCACCCTCCAGGAAGAGATCCAGCAGGTAGTCGAAAGTCACAGTTGA
- a CDS encoding response regulator has protein sequence MKTVMVVDDNEANLYLMACIIKKMGCRILQARTGEEGVDLAVRERPDLIVMDIKLPGIDGVEATRRIRQSEACAKVPILAVTAHAMTGDRERFLQAGCNAHIEKPIDPVMIMAEIFAYLQ, from the coding sequence ATGAAGACAGTCATGGTGGTTGATGATAACGAAGCGAATTTGTATCTGATGGCCTGCATTATCAAGAAGATGGGGTGCCGTATCCTTCAGGCAAGAACAGGGGAGGAAGGGGTCGATCTTGCGGTGCGCGAGCGGCCTGATCTTATTGTGATGGATATCAAGTTGCCTGGAATTGATGGAGTGGAGGCAACCAGGCGGATACGCCAGTCTGAAGCGTGCGCCAAGGTGCCGATCCTTGCGGTTACGGCCCATGCCATGACTGGTGATCGGGAGCGTTTTCTACAGGCAGGGTGCAACGCCCATATCGAAAAACCCATTGATCCGGTGATGATCATGGCAGAGATTTTCGCGTATCTGCAGTAA
- a CDS encoding CHASE2 domain-containing protein produces MSDSESEASSSSIRPLLLPLWDGGGLLIAAGFLLTLCMFSLLAVSPVWIRQAELRLYDHMLSDRPSSSRHDATVIVGIDEESLAAYGQWPWPRYRVARLLERIHQLGAEVIALDVLMPEADRTSPDVIMAERQRDFGVVGAAGPSGATPDSNSQALAAALKKGPAIIGCYFDFSEKSSYQETGSPNVPAKLVVVGRVGEGVWPEPTGVLRSIPALTAVAVEGFTNIRHDIDGILRRAPILIRQGSHYYPSLALGAALLSSPERTFCLRQDMGETILQWEERAIPLDRQGNLNINFRPRDAPFPYISAKAVLSGAAGLPSLSGKIVVVGAWAKALGDIHQVQYGRSLSALEVHANIIDTLLSGAFISQPGWARGTELVVIAVLGVLSSLFLSRTGAVVSGIMVAVASVGSYWICRELLMVKGLFVSPLLPMMTPLVVLTGVILLKYGIEARKVRQRNCELRQAHELIEGVAEEKVELELVNLKLAEVDRLKSMFIASMSHELRTPLNSIIGFTSILIMGLAGDLNEEQKKQLAMVKSSSLHLLDLINDIIDLSKIEAGKIDIRWDDFDLAQTVREVFATFQVTADQKSLRLIFEGPSQFMIHSDICRVRQILVNLIGNAVKLTESGSVSVTLSSVRQQVAVAVCDTGVGIRQEDMGKLFQSFSQISTDGEVKHEGTGLGLYLSKKLSDLLGGTIVVESKFGKGSIFTLSLPVKETEERG; encoded by the coding sequence ATGTCAGATTCAGAGTCAGAGGCATCTTCATCTTCGATCCGTCCGTTGTTGTTGCCTCTTTGGGATGGTGGCGGCCTGTTGATTGCCGCTGGATTTCTGTTGACTCTCTGTATGTTCTCTCTTCTGGCAGTTTCACCTGTGTGGATACGCCAGGCCGAGCTGCGTCTTTACGATCATATGCTCAGTGATCGCCCTTCTTCGTCGCGGCACGATGCCACGGTCATTGTGGGTATCGATGAGGAGAGCCTGGCCGCTTATGGTCAATGGCCATGGCCACGGTATCGCGTGGCCCGCCTGCTGGAGAGGATTCATCAATTGGGAGCGGAGGTCATCGCCCTTGATGTCCTGATGCCGGAGGCGGATCGTACTTCACCTGACGTCATCATGGCCGAACGGCAGCGGGATTTTGGTGTGGTAGGAGCGGCTGGCCCCTCAGGGGCAACTCCGGACAGTAATTCACAGGCGCTGGCCGCAGCACTTAAAAAGGGACCTGCCATTATTGGGTGTTACTTTGATTTTTCAGAAAAATCATCCTATCAGGAGACCGGTTCCCCTAATGTCCCCGCTAAGTTGGTGGTGGTGGGTCGGGTTGGGGAAGGAGTATGGCCCGAGCCGACTGGAGTGCTTCGCAGCATTCCGGCGCTGACCGCCGTAGCGGTTGAAGGATTTACCAATATCAGGCATGATATTGACGGCATTCTTCGACGGGCGCCGATATTGATTCGGCAGGGGAGTCACTATTATCCTTCTTTGGCCCTGGGTGCGGCTTTATTGTCATCCCCGGAGCGAACGTTCTGTCTGCGGCAGGATATGGGGGAAACTATCCTGCAATGGGAAGAACGGGCTATCCCTTTAGATAGGCAAGGGAATCTTAATATCAACTTTCGTCCTCGCGATGCCCCCTTTCCCTATATTTCTGCCAAGGCAGTGTTGAGTGGAGCAGCCGGACTGCCCTCTCTCTCTGGCAAAATCGTCGTGGTTGGCGCTTGGGCCAAGGCCTTGGGTGATATTCATCAGGTGCAGTATGGGCGGTCCCTCTCTGCCTTGGAGGTGCATGCCAATATCATTGATACTCTTCTGTCGGGCGCTTTTATCTCCCAGCCAGGCTGGGCTCGTGGTACAGAATTGGTGGTCATTGCTGTGTTGGGGGTGTTGAGCAGCCTGTTTCTCAGCCGGACAGGGGCCGTGGTATCAGGGATCATGGTGGCAGTGGCAAGTGTCGGGAGTTATTGGATCTGTCGCGAGTTGTTGATGGTAAAGGGGCTTTTTGTGTCGCCTCTCTTGCCGATGATGACGCCGCTTGTGGTCTTGACGGGCGTGATTCTCTTGAAGTATGGGATCGAGGCCCGTAAGGTTCGGCAACGTAATTGTGAGTTGCGCCAGGCCCATGAGCTGATCGAAGGGGTGGCGGAGGAAAAGGTTGAATTAGAGTTAGTCAACCTCAAGTTGGCGGAGGTTGATCGGCTGAAATCCATGTTCATCGCCTCCATGAGTCATGAACTTCGCACGCCGCTTAACTCAATTATTGGCTTTACCAGCATCTTGATCATGGGACTTGCCGGGGATTTGAATGAAGAGCAGAAAAAGCAGCTGGCTATGGTCAAGTCAAGTTCGCTGCATTTGCTTGATCTGATCAACGATATTATTGATTTAAGTAAAATTGAGGCCGGTAAGATTGATATTCGTTGGGATGATTTTGACTTGGCTCAGACCGTGCGTGAGGTTTTTGCTACTTTTCAGGTTACGGCGGACCAGAAGTCGCTACGTCTGATCTTCGAGGGGCCGTCCCAGTTTATGATTCACAGTGATATTTGCCGGGTGCGGCAGATTTTGGTCAATTTGATTGGTAACGCTGTCAAGCTTACTGAGTCCGGGTCCGTATCCGTTACCCTCAGTTCGGTTCGGCAACAGGTTGCGGTTGCGGTTTGTGACACCGGGGTGGGGATCAGGCAGGAGGACATGGGTAAACTCTTTCAGTCTTTCAGTCAGATCTCTACGGATGGAGAGGTGAAACATGAAGGTACAGGTCTCGGGCTTTATTTGTCGAAAAAATTGTCGGATCTTCTGGGAGGGACTATTGTGGTGGAGAGCAAATTTGGTAAGGGGAGTATTTTTACCTTAAGTCTGCCAGTCAAGGAAACTGAGGAGAGGGGATGA
- a CDS encoding OmpA family protein: MRYLTGGLLAMMLMLSVLTGCATKHAVVLVADPDGHVGKAEVITEGGAQRLEKARDVTHLAGKSAPPSPVATADPKYIETTFGEALGVEPLPSEKFTLLFETGGAALAAESQSAIADIVAAIKRRGAISVRISGHSDSVGSIQINDAISLERATRVKDLLVADGVDSSIVEVSSHGKGNPLILVPDGVAEPRNRRVEVIAR; encoded by the coding sequence ATGCGATACCTTACAGGCGGCCTGCTGGCCATGATGCTTATGTTGTCGGTGCTTACCGGCTGTGCAACCAAACATGCTGTTGTCCTTGTGGCTGATCCTGACGGTCATGTCGGCAAGGCGGAGGTGATCACCGAAGGCGGGGCGCAGCGTCTTGAAAAAGCAAGGGATGTGACCCATCTTGCCGGCAAGTCGGCCCCTCCTTCGCCGGTGGCTACGGCGGATCCTAAGTACATTGAAACGACCTTCGGTGAGGCGCTGGGGGTGGAGCCGCTGCCGTCGGAAAAATTTACTCTTCTCTTTGAGACCGGCGGCGCAGCTCTTGCCGCCGAGTCTCAGTCCGCGATTGCCGATATTGTGGCGGCGATCAAGCGGCGAGGCGCCATCAGCGTTAGAATCAGCGGTCATAGTGATTCGGTGGGCTCGATTCAGATTAATGACGCTATCTCCCTGGAGCGTGCTACCCGGGTTAAGGATCTGCTGGTGGCAGATGGGGTTGATTCCTCGATCGTGGAGGTATCTTCTCACGGTAAGGGGAATCCTCTGATTCTGGTGCCGGACGGGGTTGCTGAGCCCAGAAATCGTCGGGTAGAGGTCATTGCCCGTTAG
- a CDS encoding FecR domain-containing protein: MKVKLCGLLLVIFFYAPQAYAETGVRIGLIQTLKGSATIQRGGQALAAAPGGEVYRGDLIQTAKGSAMGVVLEDDTTISMGAESEFIITECDFFPKEGRFSLVLRMLKGTFSYISGIMAKLAPEAVRLEIPDGTIAVRGTKLLVDVRE; the protein is encoded by the coding sequence ATGAAGGTAAAACTTTGTGGTCTGTTGTTGGTTATTTTCTTTTATGCTCCTCAGGCCTACGCAGAGACTGGCGTTAGGATCGGCCTGATTCAGACTTTGAAGGGGTCGGCTACCATTCAGCGTGGCGGTCAGGCGCTGGCTGCTGCCCCAGGCGGGGAGGTGTATCGTGGTGACCTGATCCAAACGGCCAAAGGCAGCGCGATGGGTGTCGTTTTGGAGGATGATACCACCATCTCAATGGGGGCTGAGAGTGAATTCATCATCACGGAGTGCGACTTTTTCCCTAAAGAGGGCAGATTCTCTCTGGTGTTGCGGATGCTGAAAGGCACATTTTCTTATATTTCCGGAATAATGGCTAAACTTGCCCCAGAGGCTGTGCGTTTGGAAATTCCCGATGGCACTATAGCTGTACGTGGGACAAAACTTCTGGTTGATGTTAGGGAATAA
- a CDS encoding RtcB family protein → MKKTIKTEKHPIKLWLDDIEAGALEQARNLANLPFVFRHVAIMPDAHLGYGMPIGGVMATEGTVIPNAVGVDIGCGMCAVRTSLTNISTEKLRAVLSLIRSSVPLGFAHHKEGQDPALMPKTKGYTVDDMPIISQEYRSALRQLGTLGGGNHFIEIQKGSDGHIWLMVHSGSRNLGFKVAHYYNKLAGELNRKWGSQIPPKWQLDFLPLDSKPGQTYLKEMRYCVDFAYANRQLMMERIKDALAAVLVPITFEPLINIAHNYAAEEEHFSKRVVVHRKGATSALPGEVGIIPGSQGTPSYIVKGLGNAESFASCAHGAGRKMGRKQAQRQLDLQQEQKRLEDQGIIHAIRHTSDLEEAAGAYKDIDEVIDNQLDLIEVIVELRPLAVIKG, encoded by the coding sequence ATGAAAAAAACCATTAAAACAGAGAAACATCCGATCAAACTTTGGTTGGATGATATTGAAGCCGGTGCCCTTGAGCAGGCCAGAAACTTGGCTAATCTTCCCTTTGTCTTTCGGCATGTGGCGATTATGCCTGATGCCCACTTAGGGTATGGAATGCCAATTGGCGGTGTGATGGCGACCGAGGGAACTGTGATCCCCAATGCGGTGGGAGTTGATATCGGTTGTGGGATGTGTGCGGTCAGGACTTCATTGACTAATATCTCCACCGAGAAATTACGCGCGGTGCTCAGTTTGATTCGGAGTTCCGTCCCACTTGGTTTCGCGCATCACAAAGAGGGGCAGGACCCGGCCCTGATGCCGAAGACCAAAGGGTACACAGTGGATGATATGCCGATCATCTCCCAGGAGTACCGGAGCGCTCTGCGGCAGTTAGGCACCTTGGGCGGGGGGAATCATTTTATCGAGATCCAGAAGGGCAGCGATGGTCATATCTGGTTGATGGTCCATTCCGGCAGCCGGAATCTGGGCTTCAAGGTGGCTCACTATTACAATAAGCTGGCTGGGGAGTTGAACCGAAAATGGGGCTCTCAAATCCCTCCTAAGTGGCAGCTTGATTTTCTGCCACTGGATAGCAAGCCGGGTCAGACGTATTTGAAAGAGATGCGCTATTGCGTCGATTTTGCCTATGCCAACCGGCAACTGATGATGGAGAGGATTAAGGATGCCTTGGCCGCAGTGCTGGTGCCGATTACTTTTGAACCATTGATTAATATTGCCCATAATTACGCAGCAGAGGAAGAGCATTTTTCCAAGCGTGTTGTGGTTCATCGTAAGGGGGCAACCAGCGCTCTCCCCGGTGAAGTCGGGATCATTCCCGGTTCACAAGGGACGCCAAGTTATATCGTCAAGGGTTTGGGTAACGCGGAAAGCTTTGCCTCGTGTGCTCATGGTGCAGGGAGGAAGATGGGTCGGAAGCAGGCCCAGCGTCAGTTGGACCTTCAGCAGGAGCAGAAACGGCTGGAGGACCAGGGGATCATCCATGCCATCCGTCATACCTCGGATCTGGAGGAGGCGGCAGGGGCCTATAAAGATATTGATGAGGTGATTGATAATCAGCTTGATTTGATTGAAGTTATTGTCGAGTTACGACCTTTGGCGGTGATCAAAGGATGA
- the ftsE gene encoding cell division ATP-binding protein FtsE — protein sequence MERILPQSPIIDFSKVSKIYPPDVIALRNVSFTVQPGETLFITGMSGAGKSSMLKLISAIERPSQGVILVAGHDLDKISPSQLQNLRRQMGVSFQDFKLLPKQSVADNIAMPLEVTYTPKKTIRDRVNYLLDSLNLSAKRDVRLEKLSRGEQQRVAIARAAANYPPLLLADEPTGNLDQTTTKLVMDLFDQLRRAGTTLVIATHDHSLYQNTNHHVLELTQGRIKSSPPVNHPASATLKPTPLNRP from the coding sequence ATGGAACGAATTCTCCCGCAATCACCAATTATCGATTTCTCCAAAGTCAGCAAAATCTACCCGCCTGACGTCATCGCTCTCCGCAACGTTTCGTTCACGGTTCAGCCCGGAGAGACCCTGTTTATTACCGGCATGAGCGGCGCGGGCAAAAGCAGCATGCTCAAGTTGATCTCAGCCATTGAACGCCCCAGCCAGGGTGTGATTCTCGTCGCTGGCCACGATCTCGACAAGATCTCCCCCTCCCAACTTCAAAACCTCCGGCGGCAGATGGGGGTCTCGTTTCAAGATTTCAAGCTCCTCCCAAAACAGTCAGTAGCCGACAATATCGCCATGCCCTTGGAGGTCACCTACACCCCCAAGAAGACCATCCGCGACCGGGTCAACTACCTGTTGGACTCCCTGAACCTCTCTGCAAAACGAGATGTCCGACTCGAAAAACTATCACGCGGGGAACAACAACGGGTAGCCATCGCCCGTGCCGCTGCCAATTACCCACCGCTTCTGCTGGCGGATGAGCCAACTGGTAACCTTGACCAAACGACCACCAAACTGGTGATGGATCTTTTTGACCAACTACGCCGGGCCGGAACCACACTGGTCATTGCGACTCATGACCACTCTCTCTATCAAAACACCAATCACCATGTTCTCGAGTTAACTCAGGGCAGAATCAAATCATCCCCCCCTGTTAACCACCCAGCCTCTGCCACGCTGAAACCAACTCCACTGAACAGACCCTAA